A portion of the Cryptomeria japonica chromosome 5, Sugi_1.0, whole genome shotgun sequence genome contains these proteins:
- the LOC131042541 gene encoding antimicrobial peptide 1-like: MEKISVLKFVGVVLVWLFILKPCVGSTFSAWGGPGCDVPGEALGGCGECYGIGYHAGYNFQYSGQTVYLYSSNDCTGQVDTTLAVNTRECSSFGWNSFIIGC, translated from the coding sequence ATGGAGAAAATTAGCGTACTGAAATTTGTTGGAGTAGTGCTTGTATGGCTCTTCATTTTAAAGCCTTGTGTGGGTAGTACTTTTAGTGCGTGGGGAGGACCTGGGTGTGACGTCCCGGGTGAGGCTCTCGGTGGTTGTGGTGAGTGTTATGGCATAGGCTACCACGCAGGATATAATTTTCAATACAGCGGACAGACTGTGTATCTTTATAGTTCTAATGATTGCACGGGTCAAGTAGATACTACTCTCGCCGTCAATACACGCGAGTGCAGTAGTTTTGGGTGGAATAGCTTCATCATTGGGTGCTGA